The following proteins come from a genomic window of Meles meles chromosome 1, mMelMel3.1 paternal haplotype, whole genome shotgun sequence:
- the COMMD5 gene encoding COMM domain-containing protein 5, which produces MSAVGAAAPYLHYPAESHSGRVSFLGAQLPPEVAAMPRLLGELDRGTFRKLLKLVVSSLQGEDCREAVQRLRASAHLSEERLGVLLAGTNTLLQQAVRLPPASLKPDAFQDQLQELCIPQDLVTDLASVVFGSQRPLLNSVARQQGAWLPHVSRLCWRVDVAISTSVLARSLQPSVLMQLKLSDGSAHRFEIPTAKFQELRYSVALVLKEMADLEKRCELRLQA; this is translated from the coding sequence atGTCTGCCGTGGGGGCTGCAGCCCCATACCTGCATTACCCTGCCGAGAGTCACAGTGGCCGGGTGAGTTTCCTGGGGGCCCAGCTCCCCCCAGAAGTGGCTGCAATGCCCCGGCTCCTGGGAGAGCTGGACAGGGGCACGTTCAGAAAGTTGCTGAAGCTGGTGGTCAGCAGTCTGCAGGGAGAGGACTGCCGGGAGGCTGTGCAGCGCCTCAGGGCCAGCGCACACCTGTCAGAAGAGCGGCTGGGCGTCCTCCTCGCCGGCACAAACACACTGCTCCAGCAGGCCGTCCGGCTGCCCCCAGCCAGCCTGAAGCCCGACGCTTTCCAGGACCAGCTCCAGGAGCTCTGCATCCCCCAAGACCTGGTCACCGACTTGGCCAGTGTGGTGTTTGGGAGCCAACGGCCTCTCCTCAACTCTGTGGCCAGGCAGCAGGGGGCCTGGCTGCCCCACGTTTCCCGCCTGTGCTGGAGGGTGGATGTGGCGATCTCCACCAGTGTCCTGGCACGCTCCCTACAGCCGAGTGTCCTGATGCAGCTGAAGCTTTCGGATGGCTCAGCACACCGCTTCGAGATCCCCACGGCCAAGTTCCAAGAGCTGCGGTACAGCGTGGCGCTGGTCCTCAAGGAGATGGCCGACCTGGAGAAGCGGTGTGAGCTCAGACTGCAGGCCTGA